Proteins found in one Tsukamurella paurometabola DSM 20162 genomic segment:
- the rpsP gene encoding 30S ribosomal protein S16 has protein sequence MSVKIKLTRLGKIRNPQYRVVIADARTRRNGRAIESIGKYHPKEEPSLIEIDSERAQYWLGVGAQPTEPVLALLKITGDWQKFKGLPGAEGTLKKAAEKPSKLDLFNAALAEADKEPAASATTPKKKAEKKADEAPAEAAEAPAEAAAEAPAEGE, from the coding sequence ATGTCTGTCAAGATCAAGCTCACGCGGCTCGGCAAGATCCGCAACCCGCAGTACCGCGTCGTGATCGCCGACGCCCGCACCCGCCGCAACGGCCGTGCCATCGAGTCGATCGGCAAGTACCACCCCAAGGAGGAGCCCTCGCTCATCGAGATCGACTCCGAGCGCGCTCAGTACTGGCTGGGTGTCGGTGCGCAGCCGACCGAGCCCGTGCTCGCCCTCCTGAAGATCACCGGTGACTGGCAGAAGTTCAAGGGCCTCCCGGGTGCCGAGGGCACCCTGAAGAAGGCTGCCGAGAAGCCCTCCAAGCTGGACCTGTTCAACGCCGCCCTCGCCGAGGCCGACAAGGAGCCCGCCGCTTCGGCCACCACGCCGAAGAAGAAGGCCGAGAAGAAGGCCGATGAGGCGCCCGCGGAGGCCGCCGAGGCTCCGGCCGAGGCCGCCGCCGAGGCTCCGGCCGAGGGCGAGTAA
- a CDS encoding RNA-binding protein, protein MSAVVADAVEHLVRGIVSNPDDVRVDLITGRRGRVIEVHVNPDDLGKVIGRSGRTATALRTLVTGIGGKGIRIDVVDTDRVR, encoded by the coding sequence ATGAGCGCCGTCGTCGCTGATGCCGTCGAGCACCTCGTTCGCGGCATCGTGTCGAATCCCGACGACGTTCGCGTCGATCTCATCACCGGCCGTCGCGGCCGTGTGATCGAGGTGCACGTGAACCCGGACGACCTGGGCAAGGTGATCGGCCGCAGCGGCCGCACCGCTACCGCCCTGCGCACCCTGGTCACCGGCATCGGTGGCAAGGGCATCCGGATCGACGTCGTCGACACCGATCGGGTCCGCTGA
- the rimM gene encoding ribosome maturation factor RimM (Essential for efficient processing of 16S rRNA) codes for MELVVGRVAKSHGIRGEIVVDVRTDSPELRFADGAVLTGRRPRAKDTQTYTVAASREHSGRLLVRLEGVTDRTAADELRGTLFVIDSADVQPSDDPDEFYDHELEGLAVRTADGTEVGVIAEVLHPPGGELLSVKAPDGREILIPFVTAIVPVVDVAGGFIEIDPPEGLLDPE; via the coding sequence ATGGAGCTGGTAGTCGGGCGGGTCGCCAAGTCGCACGGCATTCGCGGCGAGATCGTCGTGGACGTGCGCACCGATTCGCCCGAGCTCCGCTTCGCGGACGGCGCCGTCCTCACCGGACGGCGCCCCCGCGCGAAGGACACTCAGACGTACACCGTGGCAGCCTCCCGGGAGCATTCCGGGAGGCTGCTGGTGCGTCTGGAGGGCGTCACCGACCGGACCGCCGCCGACGAGCTGCGCGGCACGCTCTTCGTCATCGACTCCGCCGATGTGCAGCCGAGCGACGATCCCGATGAGTTCTACGACCACGAACTCGAGGGCCTGGCGGTGCGTACCGCGGACGGCACCGAGGTCGGCGTCATCGCCGAGGTATTGCACCCGCCCGGCGGCGAGCTGCTGTCGGTGAAGGCTCCCGACGGCCGCGAGATCCTCATCCCGTTCGTCACCGCCATCGTCCCGGTGGTCGACGTGGCCGGTGGGTTCATCGAGATCGATCCGCCCGAGGGGCTGCTGGACCCCGAATGA
- the trmD gene encoding tRNA (guanosine(37)-N1)-methyltransferase TrmD: MRLDVITIFPEYLAPLRQALLGKAVDKGLLDIGVHDLRDWTHDVHKAVDDSPYGGGPGMVMKPTVWGPALDDVCPDDALLVVPTPAGVPFTQAMAQEWAGEQHIVFACGRYEGIDQRVFDDAARRVRVAEVSIGDYVLIGGEVAVLVMVEAFARLIPGVLGNKLSHQDDSFSDGAGGLLEGPSYTRPETWRELTVPPVLLSGDHAKVAAWRREQSRRRTAERRPDLLGE; this comes from the coding sequence ATGCGCCTCGACGTCATCACCATCTTCCCCGAGTACCTCGCGCCGCTGCGCCAGGCGCTGCTGGGCAAGGCCGTCGACAAGGGATTGCTCGACATCGGCGTGCACGATCTGCGGGACTGGACCCACGATGTGCACAAGGCCGTCGATGATTCGCCCTACGGCGGCGGACCCGGCATGGTCATGAAGCCCACCGTATGGGGGCCCGCGCTCGACGACGTGTGCCCCGACGATGCGCTGCTCGTGGTGCCCACTCCGGCGGGCGTTCCGTTCACCCAGGCCATGGCCCAGGAGTGGGCGGGCGAACAGCACATCGTGTTCGCCTGCGGCCGTTATGAGGGCATCGACCAGAGGGTCTTCGACGACGCGGCCCGGCGTGTGCGGGTGGCCGAGGTATCGATCGGCGACTACGTCCTGATCGGTGGTGAGGTCGCCGTCCTCGTCATGGTCGAGGCCTTCGCCCGGCTGATCCCGGGAGTGCTGGGCAACAAGCTCTCCCATCAGGACGACTCCTTCTCCGACGGTGCCGGCGGTCTCCTGGAGGGCCCGTCGTACACCCGCCCCGAAACCTGGCGCGAACTGACGGTGCCGCCGGTGCTGCTGTCCGGCGACCACGCCAAAGTCGCCGCGTGGCGCCGCGAGCAGTCCCGGCGGCGGACTGCGGAGCGCCGCCCCGACCTCCTGGGTGAGTGA
- a CDS encoding response regulator transcription factor — protein sequence MVPRVLIADDDQRLVRGLSEGLACEGYAVETVGDGEAALIAADAGEFDVIVLDVQMPGRNGYQVVRELRRRENWTPVLMLTAKDGEYDVADGLDAGADDYLTKPFSYVVLLARLRTLLRHGAARRPVVLRVGGLEIDVAARSVTRDGTPISLTAREFDVIATLAREAGRPVAKSDLARAVWDEAEDVAGNRIEVYISALRRKVDAPFGTESIETLRGYGYRIRQ from the coding sequence ATGGTGCCCAGGGTGCTCATCGCCGACGATGATCAGCGTCTCGTACGCGGGCTCAGTGAGGGGCTCGCGTGCGAGGGCTACGCCGTGGAGACGGTCGGTGACGGTGAGGCCGCACTGATCGCGGCGGACGCCGGGGAGTTCGATGTGATCGTCCTCGATGTCCAGATGCCCGGCCGCAACGGTTACCAGGTGGTGCGTGAGCTGCGGCGCCGGGAGAATTGGACGCCCGTGCTGATGCTGACCGCGAAGGACGGCGAGTACGACGTCGCGGACGGGCTCGACGCCGGCGCCGACGACTACCTGACGAAACCCTTCTCGTATGTGGTCCTGCTTGCGCGACTGCGCACCCTGCTGCGGCACGGGGCGGCGCGGCGGCCGGTGGTGCTGCGCGTGGGCGGTTTGGAGATCGATGTCGCGGCCCGCAGTGTGACTCGCGATGGCACGCCGATCAGTCTGACCGCCAGAGAGTTCGATGTCATCGCGACCCTCGCCCGCGAAGCGGGGCGGCCGGTCGCGAAGTCCGACCTCGCTCGCGCGGTCTGGGACGAAGCGGAAGATGTCGCAGGAAACCGGATCGAGGTCTACATCAGCGCATTGCGCCGCAAGGTCGACGCTCCTTTCGGTACGGAGTCGATCGAGACGTTGCGCGGCTACGGCTATCGGATCCGACAGTGA
- a CDS encoding sensor histidine kinase — MNPRGSVRLRLAFLTGAVVFVGYAAVAWGLLWLFGDSVVARLDESVVPGDPFRDTGTVAVEQVFTRWARIGVVITAPLAGLITGVIAWYVAGRALRPVGAIEQRFRALASGDLSLRVPEPGGDDEVARLARTMNETLERMEAAGERQRRFVADAAHELRGPIGAVRTDLEVAARYPDRIDAAGALNEALVDVERLQTVATDLLTLARLESGDSPPATTFRISDVLDEIVTTGGTVTPVRGAVEATVRGSRPQLTRLVQNLVDNAARHARSTVSITVSADDTAVTIDIDDDGSGIPAAHRDRVFDRFYRLDEARSSEDGGSGLGLAIVAEIARAHGGTVVVEDSPLGGARFRVRLPAAK; from the coding sequence GTGAATCCGCGAGGCTCGGTGCGGCTGCGGCTCGCGTTCCTGACCGGTGCGGTGGTCTTCGTGGGGTATGCGGCCGTCGCATGGGGCTTGCTGTGGTTGTTCGGTGACTCCGTGGTCGCGCGGTTGGATGAATCCGTGGTTCCCGGTGATCCGTTCCGAGACACCGGCACCGTGGCGGTGGAACAGGTCTTCACCCGATGGGCGCGCATCGGCGTCGTCATCACCGCGCCACTGGCGGGACTGATCACGGGTGTCATCGCCTGGTACGTCGCCGGGCGGGCTCTGCGGCCGGTCGGGGCCATCGAGCAACGCTTCCGCGCGCTCGCGTCGGGCGATCTGAGTCTTCGGGTGCCGGAGCCCGGAGGGGACGACGAGGTCGCCAGGCTCGCCCGGACCATGAACGAGACGCTCGAACGCATGGAAGCAGCAGGGGAGCGGCAGCGGCGCTTCGTCGCCGACGCCGCCCACGAGCTGCGCGGGCCGATCGGCGCGGTGCGCACGGATCTCGAGGTCGCTGCCCGGTATCCGGATCGGATCGACGCGGCGGGTGCGCTGAACGAGGCACTGGTCGACGTCGAACGACTGCAGACGGTCGCGACCGATCTGCTCACCTTGGCGCGCCTGGAGTCGGGCGATTCGCCTCCCGCCACGACCTTCCGGATCTCGGACGTGCTCGACGAGATCGTCACCACCGGCGGGACGGTGACGCCCGTTCGGGGCGCCGTCGAAGCCACGGTGCGTGGTTCGCGGCCACAGCTCACTCGTCTGGTGCAGAACCTGGTCGACAACGCCGCCCGGCACGCGCGGTCGACGGTGAGCATCACGGTGAGCGCCGACGATACCGCCGTCACCATCGACATCGATGATGACGGTTCCGGAATCCCCGCAGCGCACCGAGACCGGGTCTTCGACCGGTTCTACCGCCTCGACGAGGCGCGCAGCAGTGAGGACGGTGGGTCGGGGCTCGGTCTCGCCATCGTCGCCGAGATCGCCCGCGCGCACGGCGGCACCGTCGTGGTCGAGGACTCGCCCCTGGGCGGGGCCCGCTTCCGCGTGCGCTTGCCGGCGGCGAAATAG
- a CDS encoding YbaB/EbfC family nucleoid-associated protein — protein sequence MSEHTAAAALLAEAQRREAALTALDEEFRAARVTARSGDRLVAVTVDVRGHVVEVELAPGTPRSHPPERLGPLIAELAGRAADSLEAHYRSRADLAAVPR from the coding sequence ATGTCCGAACACACCGCCGCCGCCGCGCTGCTCGCCGAGGCGCAACGGCGCGAAGCCGCCCTCACTGCGCTGGACGAGGAATTCCGTGCAGCCCGTGTCACCGCCCGGTCCGGCGATCGGCTGGTCGCCGTCACCGTCGACGTGCGCGGACACGTGGTGGAGGTCGAGCTCGCACCGGGCACACCGCGGTCGCATCCGCCCGAGCGGCTCGGTCCGTTGATCGCCGAACTCGCCGGGCGCGCAGCGGATTCTTTGGAGGCGCACTACCGGTCGCGGGCCGATCTCGCTGCGGTACCCCGATGA
- a CDS encoding Tex family protein, with protein sequence MNSSAPVKSVSARIAEELSVGENQVAAAIQLLDEGSTVPFIARYRKEVTGSLDDAQLRRLEERLGYLRELDDRRAAVITSIEEQGKLTPELRAALLAADTKARVEDIYLPYKVKRRTKAQIARENGLQPLAERLLADPTLVPEELAAEYLGENVADAAAALEGARHILVERASEDAELVGTVREKFWTDSTLRTGLREGADPQKAQKFRDYFEFSEPLEQMPSHRVLAVLRGEKEEVLSLQFDGGEDSSYESLVASTLGVANQGRAADKWLGTVVRWAWRTKLMVSATVDARTRLRQRAEDDAVNVFATNLKDLLLAAPAGTRPTLGLDPGFRNGVKTAVVDGTGKVLDTLIIYPHQPQNQWDKSKALLGALIARHDVELVAIGNGTASRETDALTTELIAEIRASGGKVPAKAVVSEAGASIYSASEYASQELPDMDVSLRGAVSIARRLQDPLAELVKIDPKSIGVGQYQHDVSQASLAKSLDAVVEDAVNAVGVDLNTASVPLLARVSGVTENLAAAIVAHRDGAGAFRSRKALLDVPRLGPKAFEQCAGFLRISGGDDPLDASGVHPEAYPVVRTILYRSGLQLAELIGNSAALAKLRPAEIAAELADERFGVPTVTDILAELDKPGRDPRPAFATATFAAGVEKVSDLQPGMVLEGVVTNVAAFGAFVDVGVHQDGLVHVSAMSDRYVSDPHEVVKSGEVVKVKVVDVDVERQRIGLSLRLNDDAAPKERGARGGQQRGGQNRANQNRGGQNRANQNRGGQNRGGQDRGQRGGAAPAGSMADALRKAGFGR encoded by the coding sequence GTGAATTCGAGCGCGCCCGTGAAGTCCGTGTCCGCCCGCATCGCCGAGGAACTCTCGGTGGGGGAGAACCAGGTGGCCGCCGCGATCCAGCTGCTGGACGAGGGGTCGACGGTGCCGTTCATCGCCCGGTACCGCAAGGAGGTCACCGGCAGCCTCGACGACGCGCAGCTGCGCCGGCTCGAAGAGCGGCTCGGTTACCTGCGCGAACTCGACGACCGCCGCGCCGCGGTGATCACCTCGATCGAGGAGCAGGGGAAGCTGACGCCCGAGCTGCGTGCCGCGCTGCTCGCGGCCGACACCAAGGCCCGCGTGGAGGACATCTACCTGCCGTACAAGGTCAAGCGGCGCACGAAGGCGCAGATCGCCCGCGAGAACGGCCTGCAGCCGCTGGCCGAACGGTTGCTCGCGGATCCGACCCTGGTGCCCGAGGAGCTGGCCGCCGAGTACCTCGGCGAGAACGTCGCCGATGCGGCGGCGGCGCTCGAGGGTGCGCGACACATTCTCGTCGAGCGGGCGTCCGAGGACGCCGAGCTGGTGGGCACGGTCCGCGAGAAGTTCTGGACCGACTCCACCCTGCGCACCGGACTGCGCGAGGGCGCCGACCCGCAGAAGGCGCAGAAGTTCCGCGACTACTTCGAGTTCTCCGAGCCGCTCGAGCAGATGCCCAGCCACCGCGTGCTGGCGGTGCTGCGCGGGGAGAAGGAAGAGGTGCTCTCCCTGCAGTTCGACGGCGGCGAGGACTCCTCGTACGAGTCGCTGGTCGCGTCCACTCTGGGGGTCGCGAACCAGGGCCGCGCCGCCGACAAGTGGCTCGGCACCGTGGTGCGGTGGGCGTGGCGCACCAAGCTCATGGTGTCCGCCACCGTCGACGCTCGCACCCGGTTGCGGCAGCGCGCCGAAGACGATGCGGTGAACGTCTTCGCGACCAACCTCAAGGACCTGCTGCTCGCGGCGCCGGCGGGTACCCGCCCCACCCTGGGCCTGGATCCCGGCTTCCGCAACGGCGTCAAGACCGCCGTCGTGGACGGCACCGGCAAGGTGCTCGACACGCTGATCATCTACCCGCACCAGCCGCAGAATCAGTGGGACAAGTCCAAGGCGTTGCTCGGTGCACTCATCGCCCGGCACGATGTGGAACTGGTCGCCATCGGCAACGGCACCGCCTCGCGCGAGACCGATGCCCTGACCACCGAACTGATCGCCGAGATCCGTGCCTCCGGTGGGAAGGTGCCGGCGAAGGCCGTGGTCAGCGAAGCCGGCGCCTCGATCTACTCCGCCTCCGAGTACGCCTCGCAGGAGCTGCCCGATATGGACGTCTCGCTGCGCGGCGCCGTGTCCATCGCGCGCCGGCTGCAGGATCCGCTGGCCGAGCTGGTGAAGATCGACCCCAAGTCGATCGGCGTGGGCCAGTACCAGCACGACGTCTCGCAGGCCAGCCTCGCGAAAAGCCTCGATGCGGTGGTCGAGGACGCGGTGAACGCGGTCGGCGTCGACCTCAACACCGCGTCGGTGCCGCTGCTCGCGCGGGTCTCCGGCGTGACCGAGAACCTGGCGGCCGCGATCGTCGCGCACCGCGACGGCGCGGGCGCCTTCCGCAGCCGCAAGGCGCTGCTGGACGTGCCGCGCCTGGGCCCCAAGGCCTTTGAGCAGTGCGCGGGTTTCCTCCGCATCAGTGGCGGCGACGATCCGCTCGACGCGTCCGGTGTGCATCCCGAGGCCTACCCGGTGGTGCGGACGATCCTGTACCGCTCCGGGTTGCAGCTGGCCGAATTGATCGGTAACAGCGCGGCGCTGGCGAAGCTCCGGCCCGCCGAGATCGCGGCCGAACTGGCCGACGAGCGGTTCGGTGTTCCGACGGTGACCGACATCCTCGCCGAGCTCGACAAGCCCGGCCGGGATCCGCGCCCGGCGTTCGCCACCGCCACCTTCGCCGCCGGCGTCGAGAAGGTCTCGGATCTGCAGCCCGGCATGGTGCTGGAGGGAGTGGTCACCAATGTCGCCGCGTTCGGCGCGTTCGTCGACGTGGGCGTGCACCAGGACGGCCTGGTCCACGTCTCGGCGATGTCCGATCGGTACGTCTCCGATCCGCACGAGGTGGTCAAGTCCGGTGAGGTGGTCAAGGTCAAGGTGGTCGACGTGGACGTCGAGCGCCAGCGCATCGGCCTCTCCCTGCGCCTGAACGACGATGCCGCCCCGAAGGAGCGCGGCGCGCGCGGAGGCCAGCAGCGCGGCGGGCAGAACCGGGCGAATCAGAACCGTGGCGGGCAGAACCGGGCGAACCAGAACCGCGGAGGGCAGAACCGGGGCGGCCAAGACCGAGGCCAGCGCGGCGGGGCGGCACCTGCGGGCTCGATGGCGGACGCACTGCGCAAGGCCGGCTTCGGCAGGTAG
- the rplS gene encoding 50S ribosomal protein L19 — MNTLDFIDQQSLRSDVPDFRPGDTLDVHVKVIEGSKERVQVFKGVVIRRQGGGIRETFTVRKVSFGVGVERTFPVHSPNIAKIDVLTRGDVRRAKLYYLRDLRGKAAKIKEKR; from the coding sequence ATGAACACGCTCGACTTCATTGACCAGCAGTCCCTGCGCAGCGATGTGCCCGACTTCCGCCCCGGCGACACCCTTGACGTGCACGTCAAGGTCATCGAGGGCAGCAAGGAGCGCGTCCAGGTGTTCAAGGGCGTCGTGATCCGCCGCCAGGGCGGCGGCATCCGCGAGACCTTCACGGTGCGCAAGGTGTCCTTCGGCGTCGGTGTGGAGCGCACCTTCCCGGTGCACTCCCCGAACATCGCCAAGATCGACGTGCTCACCCGCGGTGATGTGCGTCGCGCGAAGCTGTACTACCTGCGCGACCTGCGCGGCAAGGCCGCCAAGATCAAGGAGAAGCGCTGA
- the lepB gene encoding signal peptidase I, translated as MPEQTNSQETPEPDDSASSAGGSSVSGAGEPAQGDGARGRHAGPEEVAGDDADAKKQKKTNWPLEVAVVVLVALVLTFCLQTFVGRQWYVPSESMEPTLIGCAGCTGDRIVTQKISYFTGDPQPGDVIVFKGPTSSWDVEGRPSVRSSNTVLRGIQEALSYVGLQPPDENDLVKRVVAVGGQTIQCRPETGVTVNGKKLNEPYIADTAKEFAANQDACWGKPFGPVTVPEGNVFAMGDNRMFSADSRYHIEDRLQGTIPKADIRGKVVAIIYPFDRWQTVKAINPQQG; from the coding sequence GTGCCCGAGCAGACGAACTCCCAGGAGACCCCCGAGCCCGACGATTCCGCATCGTCGGCCGGGGGTTCCTCCGTATCCGGGGCCGGTGAGCCCGCGCAGGGCGACGGTGCCCGTGGCCGCCACGCCGGCCCCGAAGAGGTGGCCGGCGACGACGCGGACGCGAAGAAGCAGAAGAAGACGAACTGGCCGCTCGAAGTGGCCGTCGTCGTGCTGGTCGCCTTGGTGCTCACTTTCTGCCTGCAGACCTTCGTCGGCCGTCAGTGGTACGTGCCGTCGGAGTCGATGGAGCCCACGCTCATCGGTTGCGCCGGGTGCACAGGTGACCGGATCGTGACGCAGAAGATCAGCTACTTCACCGGCGACCCCCAGCCGGGTGACGTGATCGTCTTCAAGGGGCCCACCTCATCGTGGGACGTCGAGGGCCGGCCCAGCGTGCGGTCGAGTAACACCGTCCTGCGCGGTATCCAGGAGGCGCTGTCGTACGTGGGGCTGCAGCCGCCGGACGAGAACGACCTCGTCAAGCGAGTGGTCGCCGTGGGTGGACAGACGATTCAATGCCGCCCCGAGACCGGTGTCACGGTGAACGGGAAGAAGTTGAACGAGCCGTACATCGCCGATACCGCGAAGGAATTCGCCGCGAATCAGGATGCGTGCTGGGGCAAGCCTTTCGGGCCGGTCACCGTGCCCGAGGGGAATGTCTTCGCGATGGGTGACAACCGGATGTTCTCCGCGGACTCGCGCTATCACATCGAGGACCGGCTGCAGGGCACGATCCCGAAGGCCGATATCCGCGGCAAGGTCGTGGCGATCATCTACCCGTTCGACCGCTGGCAGACCGTCAAGGCGATCAACCCGCAGCAGGGCTGA
- a CDS encoding ribonuclease HII produces MRDRWPPRPVVRSSSGLSTMESVLGRAGLGPVAGIDEAGRGACAGPMTVAACILPRKIPPSLARLDDSKKLSEIARERLYPEILKHAVSWSVVTIPAAEVDRLGVHVANISGMRRAIATLQVTPGYVLIDGFTVPGLGIPSLPVIGGDASASCIAAASVLAKVTRDRVMAELDADYDGYGFAVHKGYSTAAHMAALGELGPSDQHRMRYQNVRAALRATSNEGTAAAR; encoded by the coding sequence GTGCGTGACCGTTGGCCGCCGCGCCCGGTGGTGCGGTCCTCGTCGGGCTTGTCGACCATGGAGTCGGTGCTCGGCCGGGCCGGGCTCGGTCCCGTGGCGGGGATCGACGAGGCCGGGCGCGGCGCCTGCGCCGGACCGATGACGGTGGCGGCATGCATCCTGCCGCGGAAGATCCCGCCCTCGCTGGCCCGGCTCGACGACTCCAAAAAGCTCAGTGAGATCGCCCGGGAGAGGCTGTATCCCGAGATCCTCAAGCACGCGGTGAGCTGGTCGGTGGTCACGATTCCGGCCGCCGAGGTGGACCGGCTCGGGGTGCACGTGGCGAACATCTCCGGGATGCGGCGCGCGATCGCCACCCTCCAGGTGACGCCCGGGTACGTCCTCATCGACGGCTTCACCGTGCCCGGCCTGGGCATCCCCTCACTGCCGGTGATCGGCGGCGATGCCTCGGCATCGTGCATCGCGGCGGCGAGTGTGCTGGCCAAGGTGACCCGCGACCGGGTGATGGCCGAATTGGACGCGGACTACGACGGGTACGGCTTCGCGGTGCACAAGGGATACTCGACCGCGGCGCACATGGCCGCACTGGGCGAGCTGGGCCCGAGCGACCAGCATCGGATGCGCTATCAGAACGTGCGGGCGGCGCTTCGGGCCACGTCGAATGAGGGAACGGCGGCGGCGCGTTAG
- a CDS encoding DUF2469 domain-containing protein yields MSAEDLEKYETAMELSMYREYKDVLSQFTYVVETERRFYLANGVDLIPRNADGEVYFEVRMTDAWVWDMYRPARFLKQARVVTFKDVNIEELDKPDLRLPD; encoded by the coding sequence GTGAGCGCAGAGGATCTCGAGAAGTACGAGACCGCCATGGAGCTGTCCATGTACCGCGAGTACAAGGACGTGCTGAGCCAGTTCACCTACGTGGTGGAGACCGAGCGCCGGTTCTACCTGGCCAACGGGGTGGACCTGATCCCGCGCAACGCGGACGGCGAGGTGTACTTCGAGGTGCGGATGACGGATGCGTGGGTGTGGGACATGTACCGCCCGGCGCGCTTTCTCAAGCAGGCCCGCGTGGTCACGTTCAAGGATGTCAACATCGAGGAGCTGGACAAGCCGGACCTGCGACTGCCGGACTGA
- a CDS encoding Gfo/Idh/MocA family protein has product MPTRADNTISIAVVGAGQFAAHFAMLFAVHPDVDGVYVTDLIPERAADLAEREALAGTFADFDAVLASDVDAVAIFTQRWTHGPLVLRALEAGKHVYSAVPMAISEEEIRAIIDAVRATGLTYMMGETSYYNPATVFARTAVDEGRFGRIFYAEGDYVHDMDLGFYAAYQYSGGTDWKKTASYPPMLYPTHSVGGVLGAVPGHAVSVSCIGVKDDRGDGVFDKEVSQFDNDFSNASALFELNTGAVMRINEMRRVGYPSPIRESRFRYFGTEGSFEQLARVSVWQDKTDSYDISDQIDSQPTMPLDDPRLADIAPELREAFVSGHSAVHDVDRLPAEFDGVPTGHEGSHHFLVDDFVRAAIDGTLPPINAWTAARFTLPGIAAHQSALQGGVRLPVPDFGDAPEALT; this is encoded by the coding sequence TTGCCTACCCGAGCCGATAACACGATCTCCATTGCCGTGGTCGGTGCCGGACAGTTCGCTGCGCATTTCGCCATGCTGTTCGCGGTCCACCCCGACGTCGATGGCGTGTACGTCACCGACCTGATCCCCGAGCGCGCTGCCGACCTCGCGGAACGCGAGGCTCTCGCGGGCACGTTCGCCGACTTCGATGCGGTACTGGCATCGGATGTGGACGCAGTCGCGATCTTCACGCAGCGCTGGACCCACGGCCCCCTCGTCCTCCGGGCTCTGGAAGCCGGGAAGCACGTGTACTCGGCTGTGCCGATGGCCATTTCGGAAGAGGAGATCCGCGCGATCATCGATGCGGTCCGCGCCACCGGTCTGACGTACATGATGGGTGAGACGAGCTACTACAACCCCGCCACCGTCTTCGCCCGCACAGCGGTCGATGAGGGCAGGTTCGGCCGGATCTTCTACGCCGAAGGCGATTACGTCCACGATATGGACCTCGGCTTCTACGCCGCGTACCAGTACAGCGGCGGCACCGACTGGAAGAAGACCGCCAGCTACCCGCCCATGCTCTACCCCACCCACTCCGTCGGCGGCGTGCTCGGGGCGGTCCCGGGCCACGCCGTCAGCGTGAGCTGCATCGGAGTCAAGGACGACCGCGGCGACGGTGTGTTCGACAAGGAAGTCAGTCAATTCGACAACGACTTCTCCAATGCCAGTGCACTGTTCGAGCTCAATACCGGAGCAGTGATGCGCATCAACGAGATGCGGCGCGTCGGCTACCCATCGCCGATCCGTGAGTCTCGGTTCCGCTACTTCGGCACCGAGGGCAGCTTCGAGCAGCTTGCGCGCGTGAGCGTGTGGCAGGACAAGACGGACTCCTACGACATCAGCGACCAGATCGATTCGCAACCGACCATGCCGCTCGATGACCCGCGCCTCGCCGATATCGCACCGGAGCTCCGTGAAGCGTTCGTCTCAGGACACTCCGCGGTGCACGATGTGGACCGACTACCCGCGGAGTTCGACGGCGTGCCCACCGGCCACGAGGGAAGCCACCACTTTCTGGTCGACGACTTCGTGCGTGCCGCGATCGACGGCACGCTGCCTCCGATCAATGCATGGACCGCCGCCCGATTCACCCTCCCAGGGATCGCCGCGCACCAATCAGCACTCCAAGGCGGCGTCCGTCTGCCGGTTCCGGACTTCGGCGACGCACCGGAGGCGCTCACATGA